The sequence TGAGCTGGGCTCGGTGACCCCCATGAGCACCAGGGAGACCCCCCAGACGGGGGCGGGGCGAGTCCCACCGGCCGGGCGGCCCCTCGCGGGCTTAGCATGCCCGACAGCACTAACCAGCCGGCCCAGCAAATCTTTTGTCGGGGCGgcgctgagccagcagggcacCGCCCGCTATATCTGGGGCCCCCTGCACGCCCGCGGACCCGCACTCCAGGCGCCCAAGGTGCACCATGGCGCAGCGCTCAGGGAAGGTGAGTGCCCGAGGTAACCGCTGGGCCCCAGGGCGGGGCCCAGAACCCCCTTCCGTGGCTCTTGATGCTCtggatgggggctgggggtggagggtggcaaATTGCTGCTTTGTGTCCTTTGCATCTGACAATCCTAGGGTAGCCTGGCCCTGGCTGAGGGCCTCTGTGATGTGGGGGTTAGGAAGTACCCCTATCACCCCCTCTAGACCCTCCAGCAAGCGCTGACTCTGGGGCCCCAATCTCCACCCCCAGCCAGGAACAGGCAGGGTGGTGAGCTGTGAGGGGTGCCTGGGTTGCGGTGGGGGACCCCTGCCTTGCCTTGCAGGCCCTGGGCCCCTGCTTCTTTCCCTGAGGCTGTTCTAATGTGGCTGCTCCTTCCTCAGAATCTGCCCAGGGGCACTTGGGACTAGTTATCTGCACAACCATTTAGATCTGAGGGGGCCTCCGAATTCTGTGGGTGACAAGTTGTCCTTGAATATCTGGGGGTAGGGAGAGCCCTCAAAGAGACTTGTGCAGGAAGGAGGGTAAACTTGGACCTCCTCCCTCTTCACTAGCTCCCTGTCTTTTGGTCTCCAGGGGCTACATTCAAGGTTAGTGAGTCAGAGTATTACTGCATCCGTCTGCGCGGGCTAGGTTATGCCTCAGTAACAAACAGCCCCAAGAGCTCCCCTCCACCACGGTCCACGGTCTCTGTGCTGCAGAACGACACGCTGACAGCGGcagaagcagagggagagaggagaaatgaGGAGTTTTCAGAGCTTCCGAGTCCCCACACGTCCCTTTGGCCAAAGCCCGTGGCTTCACTTAACGCCGAGGGGCCCAGAGAGGCAGTTGGACCATCAGTGACAGCACACAGACATGACGACTGCCGTCACTAGGCCCAGGTAGCGTTACTTTGTCAGGCCCCTTCTAGGAACCCAAagtattagttgttcagttgtgtccagctctttgtgaccctgtggactgtagcctaccaggctcctctgtccatgggattctccaggcaagaatttggagtgggttgtcattcccttcttcaggggaccttccccactcagggatcaaacccaggtcttctgcattgcagaggcagactctaccatctgagtccccagggagAGTCACCCTGAAGAGTCATCGAATGGTTGGAACGTTAGGTTCCTCTGCAGAAAGGGAGTGAGTTTGAGGTTGATATggttcatgtttttgtttttttttttttttttttgaagtacaaCTGACTGACAAGATTGGCTTAGCTTCCGGTGTATGACGTAGTGACTGGATATTTTTATCCCTTACCAGATGATCATCAATAGGTCTAGTTATCATCTGGTTCACGGTGTTCAGTTTGAGGACACCCTTCAGTGCTACATCACCATGGCACACGGTGTCTGAACTGACCGCTGGGTTAGAAAAGCTCCAGATCTAACACATGCATGTCACCCGGAGGGGTGGCCTAGGGCACAAAGGGACAGGGCTACATTGAAAAAACCTGCTTTTGAGCTGTTAATCCCGCGCCGGGCCCTGACTTGGCTCTGTTGGATTCAGTCTGTCCGGTGAAGCAGACGGATGCCAGAAACCTGACTTTCTGAAAACTGAGTATTTGGTTATAATGGTGAGTCCTGAGTGAAGTGTTTTCTCTTGGAAGTGTTTCCTTGGATGTTGTGTTTTAAAGATGaacaaaaattgaatttaaaatctGCAGTGGCAGTTTGAAAAGAGCCAGTTTTCACAGGGGCCCCTGGACAAAGGGGAAGTGCCTGTCTCCTCGGATCTTCTGAGATTTGTCTGCTCAACCATGGGCCCCTGGGGTGGGGATGGCCGGGCACTGTGGCTGACCTCAACCTGACATCCATGTGTTCTTTCACCCGATCAAGAGACAGGGTTGAGCAGCTAGTGTATGCAGCAGATCTGGGCCTGGGAACTCAGGGTTCAGTGGGGCTGTTGGACCCCACCTGTCCATTCCCGGAACTGAAAGGAGAGGCGCGCCCGACCCTTGCCCTCTCACCTGGCTCCTCTAGATCACACTCTACGAGGGCAAGCACTTCACAGGCAGGAAGCTGGAGGTCTTCGGGGACTGTGACAACTTCCAGGATCGAGGCTTCATGAACCGGGTGAACTCGGTCCGCGTGGAGAGTGGGGCCTGGGTCTGCTTCGACCACCCTGACTTCCGGGGCCAGCAGTTCATCCTGGAGCGTGGCGACTACCCTGACTTCTACCGCTGGAATGGCCACAATGACCACATGGGCTCCTGTCGGCCCGTGAGGATGGTGAGTGGGCCGGGGTCCTCCACCTGGCTGGCTGGGAGGCTTCCTGCTGGAGTGATCCAGGGCTCCATGAGTCTGCTCAAGACATGGAACAGGTATTGGGAGGGGGGTGACCCTCCCAGCTTTAGGAACGGGTGAGACCATGGGATCTTTAAGACGGCGAGATGTCCTCACACAGACCTAGCTGCTCCCGTGCATGGGGACCTAATCGGAGAGCCCCTGGGAGTTTTCATGCCCGCGTTTTCAGCCATGTATCAGCTTCAATTTCCGATGCCAAAatcttgctgagttttccacttAAAATGCTATTGGAAACATCAGAAGTTTGGATTTGCAACCAGATGGGGGAAGCAGTCAGCTAAAGTAAGGCTCATGTGGGCCTAGTGTGTCCACCAGCCAGGTCACCTTGTAGTGCTTTTCGGGAGACTTCGATGGAGCAGCTGATGGAAGAAGCTTAGGTATCCTTGGCCAGGCAGCGGGAACTAGGGGACAGGACCCAGCAGACAGCTGCCACTTCACAGGGCGGATGATGAGGGGTGTCACTCCTCCTCGGCGAAAGACTGTGTGTGTCTGGTTGTCCCTAGTGTGGGGACTGGGCGTTCCTACTCCTTACGAGTCACCCAAGTTCAAGTCCTAACCGGCCTGCTGTGAGCTCTGGAAGCTAGGGTGGGACACAGCTGGTTCCTGAGAGCCAGGCGAGCTGCTCATGGGGCATCTCAGGCCTTGTGTCTGCAGGAGCGCCTCCCTGGACAAGCATCTGAGGACCCCCGGGGAGGGGCTTCTGAGTGGAAACCCCTCAACCTCTCTCTTTTCTACATGGGCTGCAAACCCAGCTGGGTTTTGGCCTCTCAGATTGTAAGAAAACTTTCTTACACTTCCCATCAGGTCACAGACATTTGGAAAAAAGGAATTGACATGGCTGGCCCTGGGTCTTGCATAATGCTATTTGTACGAAAACTATCCCGGGTATCTTTTGAATGCTGTTCTCATAAAGAGCTGTCTTTGGGGCCAGCTCTGGCGAAGACCCAGCCCCCGCCGGCGCCAGAGCCCAAGGGGAGCTGGCCCGCCTCCGGCTTTTGGAAATACAGGGGACTCTTAAGAGGGTATGTCCTCGGCCCAGTGAGCCAGCAGGGATTTTAGCAAATGAGATCTCttatttgttttagatttttggcTTCATGTTTTAATAAAAGGTTCTGTTACAGTTTGTAAAATATTATCGTTTAAAAGCTGCCCATGGCCTGCATcccggggcggggctgggggggtgATGGGCACAGGAATGCGGTGGTGTGTCTGGGCAGGAGGAAGCCCAGTGCCCCAAGCGGGTCCGAGGGCGGCCGCTGTTCCAGACGGGCTGGCCCTCTCTGGATCCTGGGTTCTTTAGTTGAACAAAGGGGAGAGTAGACTGATTTGAGGCCctgaatctttttaaagaaatagatgcCTTTCATCCAAACGAATCTTATCTGCAAGTTCTGGGCTGAGGGGCGGGTGTTGGGCCTGGGAGGGGGCACTCACTAGCTCTCCAGTCCAGGAGCTCTTGGGTGCCCCCAGGGCCCTGGGTGAGATTCTGCTCCCACCCACACGTGGGCACTCCCTTCACCCTCTTCCCTTCCTCGCTCTCGGTGGGGACCCGCAGCACGGGGAACACTTCCGCCTAGAAATCTTCGAGGGCTGCAACTTCACGGGCCAGTGCCTGGAGTTCGAGGAAGACTGTCCCTTCCTTCAGAGTCGGGGCTGGACCAAGAACTGTGTCAACGCCATCAAGGCGTACGGGGACGGAGCGTGAGTAGAACCCACCTGGCTGCCGCCCACAGGTCCCCACCTGCCAGGGTGGGTCAGACCCCCCAGCAGAGGGGCAGCCTGTCCCCTGCCCCGAgaccctttccctccctcccccagccacctccctggcccaggaaggccAGGTTGAGGGGACACGGGGCTCCAAAgggcccccacccaccctccctgcACAGGGCAGGGAGCCCTTTGCAGATAGTCATTCTCTAGGATTGGGCTGGGCTCTGGTTTGCTTGAGCCGGGGGAAGCCTGTTCTGGGCAGGGTGACCTTGCCCACTTGCCTACCCCTCACTGACCCTGCACTGGACCTCTCTCCTACCAAGCGCCCAGCCCCCCTAGGCGGGCCTCCCTGGGGAGATGCACCTCACTTCTGGTGGACTGCGTGGCTGACTGGGTTTCCCTGCACGCCCAGTTCCTTCCACCAGCCGAGGCAGGCTGTGCGCCCACTGTGCATGCCCATCGGGCCAAGTTTCACAGCCCCTGTGTGCACCCAAGCTGGCCATCTCCTCCCCATCTACCTGGCTGGGTGGACCGtgtgtccccattttacagaggagcaagctgaggcccagaaagtTATCCCTACCCTGCAGTGAGTGGCCCTGCTGGGATGACAGCCAGGCCTTTGGCTCCAAGTCAGACTGTCCCTGCTCTGGAGCCGGGGGTCTCCCCAGAcctcagccccagcccccaggagAAGAGCCCGAAGACATGGGTCCCAGGAGCCTGGCTCTTGTCACAGCGTCTATGGGATCCCTTAAGGCACAGAGTCAGGGTGCCAGGGGTGGTCATGCCAGGGACTGAAGGAAGACGCTCCCCACCTTTCCTGGCATAACTGATGTTGGCTGCTGGGTCCTGGGCCCTGACCCAAAGGTCCTTCAGAAATTCCAGATTTGCCCCAAGCTGATGGCACCTGGGGTTCTGGGGGTAGAATTCCAAAACAACCATTTGCTGGCTAAATTGTGTCTTGTGAGGCCAGAGTCATACCTTTGGGTAGAAAGTGTCCTGAGCCCTGAACCCCAACCTCCACCCACCCCTGGGAGTCCCAGGGGCTTGTTTAGAAAAGAAGGCAGGGAGGTAGGAGCTAAGATTTGATATACGGACTTCAGGCCTCTCTTTACTTAAGAGGGGGCGAGGCTCAGAGGGGTGAGGGGGTCACTGGAGGCTGCCCGTTGTGGATGCCACATCCGGCTCTGGGCTCTGCTTGTTACCCATGGAGCTTTCATCCTTTGTCTCCTGTGACTTCAATTTGAAAAAGAGATATGTAAACCGGTGGCCAAGACATGCTGCCTGATGACGCCCCAGGATATGTAGTCTGGGTGGGGAGCAGCGTGGGGCGGCGGCTGTGGGTCAGGGGGTTTGTGGGGCTTCAAGTACAGGATCTGGTCAGCCCCGGTCCCTGACCCCTGCCCCCCTCTACCCAGGTGGGTTCTCTACGAGGAGCCCAACTACCGGGGCCACATGTACCTGGTGGAGAGGGGCGACTTCCGCAGCTTCTCCGACTGGGAGGCCCACAGCGCGCGCGTCCAGTCCCTCCGCCGGGTGGCCAACTTCTAactgcccgcccgcccgcctgcccACCAAGGTCTGGCCGCGACAAGGAGCTGCTCCCCCAAGGAGAGGGCCAgtcccctctgcccaccctggGACCGTGGGGAATAAACGTCCTAAAAGCCAAGCGCTGAGTGACTTCTCTGCCCTTTGTGACCAAGGGACAGCGTTGGgataggtgggtgggtgggggcgccCCAGGCCCTGGAGGGACCGACCAGAAAGGGTGGAGAGGACGTGGTGAGGCATCTGCTGGGAGAAGTCAGGGCTGGAGGGGACCTGCAGGTTGTGGAGTCCAACCACGTTGTTTCACATGTGAAAAGTCAATGACCCACATGGGGAGGCACCACCTTGGATCTAGGATGGGAAGAGGTGTTTCCACCACCTGAAATGCTGCCCCGGGCCAgccaggggagaaggggagggggggtTGTGATGGGGGAGGgtgtgatggggtgggggaggggcagggggagggaggtcGTGACGGGGGAGGGGTAAGGATGGAGGAGGtgatggggttggggaggggactGGGTGGGGAAGTGGGGAAGGTGGGCAGGGGGAGCTGCCAGGCAGCATGGTCTGCTCCACTCCACCACCAAAGCCTGACCCAGGGCCCCTGAGTCGGCATCTCGGGGAGAATCTTGGCCTCAGGGATCTCATCGGGGAGGACCTTCTGAAAGGATGGGCTGGACCACAGGGGCACATCACCCCTTACAGCCCATATGGAGAGAGAAATTGAGGGGCTTGGAAGAAGGGGGCATTGTTGCCTGATCAGTGGGctctgaggaggggaggggaggagacaggaggCGCCTTCAGGGCTGAAAGGCGGGGGAGCATTCACTCCCCCACCCCTAACTCTCA is a genomic window of Odocoileus virginianus isolate 20LAN1187 ecotype Illinois chromosome 1, Ovbor_1.2, whole genome shotgun sequence containing:
- the CRYGN gene encoding gamma-crystallin N, whose protein sequence is MAQRSGKITLYEGKHFTGRKLEVFGDCDNFQDRGFMNRVNSVRVESGAWVCFDHPDFRGQQFILERGDYPDFYRWNGHNDHMGSCRPVRMHGEHFRLEIFEGCNFTGQCLEFEEDCPFLQSRGWTKNCVNAIKAYGDGAWVLYEEPNYRGHMYLVERGDFRSFSDWEAHSARVQSLRRVANF